The Ursus arctos isolate Adak ecotype North America chromosome X, UrsArc2.0, whole genome shotgun sequence genome includes the window CCGGACGGTGTCGAAGGGATAGGAGACCACGCCAGCCACGGCTGTCACCGTCTGCGCGATCATCCAGCTTACGACGATGTGGGTGTTCTTGGGATCCGGGAGCATGCCTGGGGGGTCACCAGCCAGTGTTAGGGCCTGGAGCTGCCCACAAAGCACTACAACCACTGCCCACCCTGGCTCCACATGAAGGTTACGACAATCAGATCATCACTGGGTATCAGGACCGGTTCTGCTACAGGGCCTGCTGGGGGCGCGGCAGGGAAGGCGGGGGAACCACCTGCAGGCCACGGGGTCCCAGAGGCCAGGACTTACTGCCTGGGAGCAGCTTCTCTGTACAGCAGAGATCAGACAAGTCCCGGGAAGTGGGCGCACCACACACTCGCAGCTGTTCTGCTGCAGGCACCCCAGCCCTCGAAGCTAGCACGCCTAGGCCTGCTTTCAGGGTGTGAAGTGCACCCCCTAAAATTCATGTTAAAGCCCCCACCCCTCCTACCCAAGAATAcagagtcttttaaaaaaaaagacaattaactTAAAGTGAGCTCATCGGGGTGCCCCCTGACCCAACACCACCAATACCCTTTAAAAAATCGAAACCCAGACACACGGAAGACATGAGGACACATGGGCAAAACCGTCTACACACCCAGGCGACCTCAGGAACGGCAACAACCAGATGTCACACTTCCCACCCCTGGGACCGCGAAACCAGCGACGTCGGTGACTGGAGCCCCAGCACAAGGACACACTCACCTTTGGCGGTGTCATACACGCCAAAGTAAGCTGCCCGATAGATGATAATGCCCTGCACAGAGACGTTGAAACCCTGGTACAGGCCCCGGATGCCGTCGGACTTGGTGATCTTCACCAGACAGTCTCCGAGGCCCCTGAACTCCCGCTCGGTGCCGGACTTGCCCACGTCGGCGGCCAGACGGGTTCTGGCGAAATCCAGGGGGTAGACAAAGCAGAGCGAGGTGGCTCCGGCGGCCCCGCCCGAGGCCAGGTTGCCGGCAAAATACCTCCAGAACTGCGTGTGCTTGTCCACGCCCCCCAGGAAGATCTGCTTGTACTTATCCTTGAAAGCGAAGTTGAGGGCTTGCGTGGGAAAGTAGCGGATGACGTTGGCCAGGTTGCCCCTCCAGAAGGACAGCACGCCCTGCTCCTTGGGGATGCGCACGATGCAGTCCACGATGCCCTTGTATTGCTTGTCGGCGGCGATCTGCTTGCTGGCGTGCTGCACCTGCAGGACGGACGGACGGGCTCGCAAGAGGGGCTCCAGCCCGTCCGCGCAGCCGCCCCACGGGCAGGCGTGTCCCTAGACAGCTAACTGGTGCATCTGAGCGCGCTGACTTGTCCGGACACCCGTTCAGGGGGATCGTAAACGGCGCCGCATCAGAACGCGTTGCAACAATGTTGCGACTGCACATTGCAACAATGCTGCCAGCGGCGCGCCAGCTCTGTGACAACTTCCTACCAGGTTTGCAACCGCACCGACCGGTTCAGAGACAAGACAAGACTCCGCGCGCAGCAAAGGGGGCACCAGCCTCGCTTCCGCGGCTCACTCGCCCCCGTCGGCAAGTTGgcggtggcgggggtgggggacggcGGCTCCCGTCCCGGGCGCACGCGCGGAGACCCCCTCCCGGCGCGGACCGCGCGTGCgcgcccgcggccccgcccccgcgcaTGCTGCAGCGCCCACGTGACGCGAGGCCGGCTCCGGAAGCCGGCGGCGCGCGGACAAAGCGGCGCGGCCTCCCACTTCCGGCGCCCGTCCGCCCGGCGGCCTCGCTGCACGCGGCCCGCCCGCCCTgctctcaccgccccccccccgcacccccagcGCCCCGGCCCCGGCCTCCCCGCCCCCGAGCGCGTGCAGTCCGCCCCGCACCTGCAGCAGCAGCTTGACCCGCTCGATCGGGGCCACGGCCGTCTTGGAGATGGCGGCGGCGATGCCTCCGGCCAGGAAGTCCTTGGCGAAGGAGATGGCCTGCTCCGTCATGGTGGCGGCGCAGCGGGCGGACAGCGGAGTGCAGGCGCGGAGAGCCGGAGGGTGGGCGCCACGGGCTCAGCGCTGCCGCCGCCGGGACCGAAAAGACGGGGCGGCCAGCGCGCAGCCGCTAAGGGCCCgacgccccgccccgcgcccccgcccgccgcGCCCATTGGCTGCGCCGCGCCCCCGCGGGCTGCCGGGAGCcgcgccgcgccccgccccgcgcccgctaGCGCCGCTCCCATTGGCCGCTCCCTGCCGCGGCCCTGCCCCTTCCCGCGCGCCGCGCCCCGGGGCATGGCGGGAGCGGGGCCCCGCCCATGAGCCGTGGGGGCCGGGGGGCTCGGCAGCCACCGTGACCTTGTCAAGGTCACCGTGGGGCCCGGGCGCACTCAGCGGACGGAGGAGGCCGGGCGTCGCCGGGTCCCCGAGCCCGGGTTTTTCCAAACTGCTGGAAGGGGCTCGCCCCGGTGACCTCCGAGGTCCGGCTGTCGCCGCCGGGCTCGCCCCGACGACCCccgacccccagcccctggcctatCGCGCTGACCCACGCCCGATCGCGATCCCCGGGCCCGCCCCGAATGCCGCCCCAATTCCGGACCGCGACCCCTTAGCTCTTCCTGCTGATCCCCGAGGTCAGGTCGTGACCCCCGGGCTTACCCCACAGACCCccgacccccagcccctggcgcaTCGCGCTGACCGAGGCCCGATCGCGACCCCCGGCCCGCCCCGAACACCGCCTCCGATTCCTGACCACTACCCcttagctctttctttctttttttttttttttaaagattttattttatttattcgacagagatagagacagccagcgagagagggaacacaagcaggggagtgggagaggaagaagcaggctcatagcagaagagcctgatgtggggctcgatcccagaacgccgggatcacgccctgagccgaaggcagacgcccaaccgctgtgccacccaggcgccccgccccccTTAGCTCTTTCTGCTGACCCCCGAGGTCAGGTCGTGATTCCCGAGCTCGCCCCATCACCAtcactcccccttccccctcccatcccTAATCGCGACCCTTTGGCCCTCCCTGCTGATCCTCGAGTTCTGGTCGCGACCTTCAGGCTCGCCCCAAGACTCCTAAGGTCaggtccccacccacccccacactcacCCCAAAGACCCGCGGGCGGAGCCGTCCTTCACCTAGACCTCCAGAACAGCCAGAGGGACCCTCCACTGACACATCTCGAGACacgccccctgcccccagagaCCCCTCACCATCCCAGGTCTGGGCTTGCTGGGCCCTCCTGGAGGACCGCACTCCGACGTGGGGGTCTCGCAGCCCGCATCGGTTGGTGACCCATGGCGGTGCTCAGAGCACCGGCCTGTGCGCAGCTCACTTACACGCGTGCACTTGTACACCCAGGCGCACACCCACTCCTCACACGCGTGCACTTGTACACTCAGGCGCACACCCACTCCTCACACGCGTGCACTTGTACACTCAGGCGCACACCCACTCCTCACACGCGTGCACTTGTACACTCAGGCGCACACCCACTCCTTACACGCGTGCACTTGTACACTCAGGCGCACACCCACTCCTCACGCGCGTGCACTTGTACACTCAGGCGCACACCCACTCCTCACGCGCGTGCACTTGTACACTCAGGCGCACACCCACTCCTCACGCGCGTGCACTTGTACACTCAGGCGCACACCCACTCCTCACACGCGTGCACTTGTACACCCAGGCGCACACCCACTCCTCACGCGCGCGCACTGCACACCCAGGCGCACACCCACTCCTCACGCGCGCGCACTGCACACCCAGGTGCACACCCACTCCTCACGCGCGTGCACTTGTACACCCAGGCGCACACCCACTCCTCACGCGCGTGCACTTGTACACTCAGGCGCACACCCACTCCTCACGCGCGTGCACTTGTACACTCAGGCGCACACCCACTCCTTACACGCGTGTACTTGTACGCACACGTGCATACCCACTCTCGTGCACCCACAGGAGCACATCCCCCCAATTGAGGCTCCCCAAGTCCAGACGTTTCGTGTCCTGAACCTTTTATTGACTTGTAACCAAAGGGCAGGAGTAGTAAGTGTATCATTAGCTGAATTTTACAGTGGTGTAAACACCAAGCTCAGGACAAGATCCTTAAGAGCAGTTCTCAGCCAAGGATTCTTggtcttttctccccctttcttttctcttcctcccggtctcttctcttccttcctctttttttcctctgtgcttgCCCCACTTCCGTTTGGTTTCCTGTGTCCCCAGTAGCAGGTTGAAAACCTGtgtgttggatggatggatgccaGCAAAGCAGCCAGGAGAGCCCCGGGCACCCTGAGCCTGAGTTTGCCAGTCCCCTGTGTCCTTGCAAATGCCTGCCTCCGTCCTGTCCTGACCTCCAGGAGAGGCAGCTAAGACTCATGGTGCCCCAGGCTGGCCGGGGTGCAGAG containing:
- the LOC113240791 gene encoding ADP/ATP translocase 3; its protein translation is MTEQAISFAKDFLAGGIAAAISKTAVAPIERVKLLLQVQHASKQIAADKQYKGIVDCIVRIPKEQGVLSFWRGNLANVIRYFPTQALNFAFKDKYKQIFLGGVDKHTQFWRYFAGNLASGGAAGATSLCFVYPLDFARTRLAADVGKSGTEREFRGLGDCLVKITKSDGIRGLYQGFNVSVQGIIIYRAAYFGVYDTAKGMLPDPKNTHIVVSWMIAQTVTAVAGVVSYPFDTVRRRMMMQSGRKGADIMYKGTVDCWRKIFKDEGGKAFFKGAWSNVLRGMGGAFVLVLYDELKKVI